Proteins found in one Larimichthys crocea isolate SSNF chromosome I, L_crocea_2.0, whole genome shotgun sequence genomic segment:
- the klhl4 gene encoding kelch-like protein 4 isoform X1: protein MSVSGKKEFDVKQILRLRWRWFSHSSQGSAGSGGGGVGGVGGYIQQDGLDHRVTPVQGRLKSHSRERGVGGLRKNNSPVHSILAPTPGPTPVYVRAGHQSWHHQQNTIQGLQVNEESSKGSSSPSTTRKEDANTGQEDVKNSTEEPAEVEARERLALSTFTRMNTNSSDEFFQATNHAEQTFRKMETYLQHKQLCDVLLIAGDHKIPAHRLVLSAVSDYFAAMFTSDVREAKQEEIKMEGVDPEALRSLVHFAYTGVLELKEETIESLLAAACLLQLSQVIQVCCNFLMKQLHPSNCLGIRSFADAQGCVDLLNVAHIYTMEHFLEVIQNQEFLLLPTAEIVKLLSSDDINVPDEETIFQALMMWVRYDVQHRQQDLGVLLAFIRLPLLPPQLLADLENNKMFSDDLECQKLLMEAMKYHLLPERRPMFQSPRTKPRKSTVGALYAVGGMDATKGSTTIEKYDLRTNTWVQVGVMNGRRLQFGVAVIDNKLYVVGGRDGLKTSNMVECYNPINKVWSTMPPMSTHRHGLGIAVLEGPMYAVGGHDGWSYLNTVERWDPQARQWNYVASMSTPRSTMGVTALNGKLFAVGGRDGSSCLRSMECFDPHTNKWSMCAPMAKRRGGVGVAMYNNFLYAVGGHDAPASNHCSRLSDCVERYDPKTDTWTTVSSLSVPRDAVGICLLGDRLYAVGGYDGQSYLNTVESYDAQNNEWTEEVPLNIGRAGACVVVVKLP from the exons ATGTCTGTGTCGGGGAAGAAGGAATTTGACGTGAAGCAGATCCTCAGGCTCCGCTGGCGCTGGTTCAGCCATTCATCCCAAGGTTCAGCCGGCAGTGGAGGCGGTGGTGTCGGCGGGGTGGGAGGCTACATCCAGCAGGATGGCCTGGACCACAGAGTGACGCCTGTCCAGGGCCGACTCAAAAGTCACTCACGAGAAAGAGGCGTCGGAGGACTACGGAAGAATAACAGCCCTGTTCACAGTATTTTGGCACCAACGCCAGGGCCCACACCTGTCTATGTCAGAGCGGGTCATCAATCATGGCACCATCAGCAGAACACCATTCAGGGTCTTCAGGTCAACGAGGAATCTTCAAAGGGCAGCTCCTCGCCCAGTACCACAAGGAAAGAGGATGCCAACACTGGCCAGGAAGATGTGAAGAACAGCACTGAGGAACCTGCAGAGGTGGAGGCCAGAGAGAG GTTGGCTCTGAGCACTTTCACCAGAATGAACACCAACTCTTCAGACGAGTTTTTCCAGGCCACCAATCATGCAGAACAGACATTCCGCAAGATGGAGACCTACCTCCAGCACAAGCAGCTGTGTGATGTCCTCTTGATAGCGGGAGATCATAAGATACCAGCTCACAG ACTGGTCCTGAGTGCTGTGTCGGACTACTTTGCTGCTATGTTCACCAGCGACGTGAGAGAGGCAAAGCAGGAGGAGATCAAGATGGAGGGAGTCGATCCAGAGGCCCTCAGATCCCTCGTTCATTTTGCCTACACCG GTGTCCTTGAGCTGAAAGAGGAGACCATTGAGAGTTTATTGGCGGCAGCCTGCCTCCTCCAGCTTTCACAAGTCATCCAGGTTTGCTGTAACTTCCTGATGAAACAGCTTCATCCATCCAATTGCCTAGGAATACGCTCTTTTGCAGACGCCCAGGGCTGTGTGGACCTCCTCAACGTGGCTCATATCTACACCATG GAACACTTCCTGGAGGTCATTCAGAACCAGGAGTTCCTGCTGCTCCCCACAGCTGAGATTGTTAAGCTGCtctctagcgatgacatcaaCGTCCCCGATGAGGAAACCATCTTCCAAGCTTTGATGATGTGGGTGCGGTACGATGTCCAGCATCGACAACAGGACCTTGGGGTCCTTCTTGCCTTCATCCGtctgcctcttcttcctccgCAG CTACTTGCAGATCTGGAAAACAACAAGATGTTCTCTGATGATCTGGAATGCCAAAAGCTGCTGATGGAGGCGATGAAGTACCATCTCCTGCCTGAGAGACGTCCAATGTTTCAGAGCCCAAGAACCAAACCCAGAAAGTCCACTGTTGGTGCACTTTATGCTGTAGGAGGGATGGATGCTACTAAAG GCTCCACCACCATAGAGAAATACGACCTGCGGACCAACACTTGGGTCCAGGTTGGGGTCATGAATGGTCGTCGGCTACAGTTTGGCGTGGCAGTGATCGACAACAAGCTGTATGTGgttggagggagggatggactcaagacatccaacatggtggagTGCTACAATCCGATCAATAAAGTGTGGTCCACCATGCCCCCTAtgtcaacacacagacatggactTG GTATTGCTGTGCTGGAGGGCCCTATGTATGCTGTGGGAGGCCATGATGGCTGGAGCTATCTCAACACAGTGGAACGCTGGGACCCACAGGCCAGACAATGGAACTATGTGGCCAGTATGTCGACACCAAGGAGCACCATGGGAGTCACAGCACTCAATGGAAA ATTGTTTGCAGTAGGTGGTCGAGACGGCAGCTCGTGTCTGAGGTCTATGGAGTGCTTCGATCCGCACACCAACAAGTGGAGCATGTGTGCTCCCATGGCCAAGAGGCGAGGGGGAGTGGGTGTGGCAATGTACAACAACTTCCTGTATGCTGTAGGTGGACATGACGCCCCTGCCTCCAACCACTGTTCTCGACTCTCTGATTGTGTTGAGAG GTATGACCCAAAGACAGACACGTGGACCACTGTATCTTCCCTAAGTGTTCCCCGGGATGCGGTGGGTATTTGCCTGCTCGGTGATAGGCTTTATGCTGTTGGTGGATATGATGGCCAGTCATATCTGAACACTGTCGAGTCCTATGATGCACAGAACAATGAGTGGACTGAG GAGGTCCCTCTCAACATTGGCAGGGCAGGCGCCTGCGTTGTGGTGGTGAAATTGCCTTGA
- the klhl4 gene encoding kelch-like protein 4 isoform X2, translating into MNTNSSDEFFQATNHAEQTFRKMETYLQHKQLCDVLLIAGDHKIPAHRLVLSAVSDYFAAMFTSDVREAKQEEIKMEGVDPEALRSLVHFAYTGVLELKEETIESLLAAACLLQLSQVIQVCCNFLMKQLHPSNCLGIRSFADAQGCVDLLNVAHIYTMEHFLEVIQNQEFLLLPTAEIVKLLSSDDINVPDEETIFQALMMWVRYDVQHRQQDLGVLLAFIRLPLLPPQLLADLENNKMFSDDLECQKLLMEAMKYHLLPERRPMFQSPRTKPRKSTVGALYAVGGMDATKGSTTIEKYDLRTNTWVQVGVMNGRRLQFGVAVIDNKLYVVGGRDGLKTSNMVECYNPINKVWSTMPPMSTHRHGLGIAVLEGPMYAVGGHDGWSYLNTVERWDPQARQWNYVASMSTPRSTMGVTALNGKLFAVGGRDGSSCLRSMECFDPHTNKWSMCAPMAKRRGGVGVAMYNNFLYAVGGHDAPASNHCSRLSDCVERYDPKTDTWTTVSSLSVPRDAVGICLLGDRLYAVGGYDGQSYLNTVESYDAQNNEWTEEVPLNIGRAGACVVVVKLP; encoded by the exons ATGAACACCAACTCTTCAGACGAGTTTTTCCAGGCCACCAATCATGCAGAACAGACATTCCGCAAGATGGAGACCTACCTCCAGCACAAGCAGCTGTGTGATGTCCTCTTGATAGCGGGAGATCATAAGATACCAGCTCACAG ACTGGTCCTGAGTGCTGTGTCGGACTACTTTGCTGCTATGTTCACCAGCGACGTGAGAGAGGCAAAGCAGGAGGAGATCAAGATGGAGGGAGTCGATCCAGAGGCCCTCAGATCCCTCGTTCATTTTGCCTACACCG GTGTCCTTGAGCTGAAAGAGGAGACCATTGAGAGTTTATTGGCGGCAGCCTGCCTCCTCCAGCTTTCACAAGTCATCCAGGTTTGCTGTAACTTCCTGATGAAACAGCTTCATCCATCCAATTGCCTAGGAATACGCTCTTTTGCAGACGCCCAGGGCTGTGTGGACCTCCTCAACGTGGCTCATATCTACACCATG GAACACTTCCTGGAGGTCATTCAGAACCAGGAGTTCCTGCTGCTCCCCACAGCTGAGATTGTTAAGCTGCtctctagcgatgacatcaaCGTCCCCGATGAGGAAACCATCTTCCAAGCTTTGATGATGTGGGTGCGGTACGATGTCCAGCATCGACAACAGGACCTTGGGGTCCTTCTTGCCTTCATCCGtctgcctcttcttcctccgCAG CTACTTGCAGATCTGGAAAACAACAAGATGTTCTCTGATGATCTGGAATGCCAAAAGCTGCTGATGGAGGCGATGAAGTACCATCTCCTGCCTGAGAGACGTCCAATGTTTCAGAGCCCAAGAACCAAACCCAGAAAGTCCACTGTTGGTGCACTTTATGCTGTAGGAGGGATGGATGCTACTAAAG GCTCCACCACCATAGAGAAATACGACCTGCGGACCAACACTTGGGTCCAGGTTGGGGTCATGAATGGTCGTCGGCTACAGTTTGGCGTGGCAGTGATCGACAACAAGCTGTATGTGgttggagggagggatggactcaagacatccaacatggtggagTGCTACAATCCGATCAATAAAGTGTGGTCCACCATGCCCCCTAtgtcaacacacagacatggactTG GTATTGCTGTGCTGGAGGGCCCTATGTATGCTGTGGGAGGCCATGATGGCTGGAGCTATCTCAACACAGTGGAACGCTGGGACCCACAGGCCAGACAATGGAACTATGTGGCCAGTATGTCGACACCAAGGAGCACCATGGGAGTCACAGCACTCAATGGAAA ATTGTTTGCAGTAGGTGGTCGAGACGGCAGCTCGTGTCTGAGGTCTATGGAGTGCTTCGATCCGCACACCAACAAGTGGAGCATGTGTGCTCCCATGGCCAAGAGGCGAGGGGGAGTGGGTGTGGCAATGTACAACAACTTCCTGTATGCTGTAGGTGGACATGACGCCCCTGCCTCCAACCACTGTTCTCGACTCTCTGATTGTGTTGAGAG GTATGACCCAAAGACAGACACGTGGACCACTGTATCTTCCCTAAGTGTTCCCCGGGATGCGGTGGGTATTTGCCTGCTCGGTGATAGGCTTTATGCTGTTGGTGGATATGATGGCCAGTCATATCTGAACACTGTCGAGTCCTATGATGCACAGAACAATGAGTGGACTGAG GAGGTCCCTCTCAACATTGGCAGGGCAGGCGCCTGCGTTGTGGTGGTGAAATTGCCTTGA